A genomic segment from Comamonas terrigena NBRC 13299 encodes:
- a CDS encoding TRAP transporter substrate-binding protein: MRFSRRTLVASSAAALLGLSSLTAAAAGKEVKIGYALAQASHFGAAAQGWSGYVEKATNNAFQFKHFPSSALGGERELIEGLQLGTVEAAVVSTGALSNFVADVGVVDIPFLFRDLGHARNVLDGKFGTDLLAKFQQRGLIALAWGEQGFRHLSNNKHVVKNVADMKGLKIRVTENPVHITAFRALGASPTPMSWPEVVSALQQGTIDGQENPISVLTSAKLWEVQKHLSLTAHVYAPMVLLVSPSFWNGLNAQQKAAFTDGAKIGGKASRTFVDEVEKKGVEEARKHGMAVVDNVDRAAFRKALDKPYEQFAKKFGQKTLDDIAATK; encoded by the coding sequence ATGCGTTTTTCCCGTCGCACTCTGGTGGCCAGTTCGGCTGCAGCTTTGCTGGGCCTGTCCAGCCTGACCGCTGCCGCTGCCGGCAAGGAAGTCAAGATCGGCTATGCCCTGGCCCAGGCTTCGCACTTTGGCGCGGCCGCCCAAGGCTGGTCCGGCTATGTGGAAAAGGCCACCAACAATGCTTTCCAGTTCAAGCACTTCCCCTCCAGCGCCCTGGGCGGCGAGCGCGAGCTGATCGAAGGCCTGCAACTGGGCACCGTGGAAGCGGCCGTTGTGTCCACCGGCGCCCTGAGCAACTTTGTGGCCGACGTGGGTGTGGTGGACATTCCCTTCCTGTTCCGTGACCTGGGCCATGCCCGCAATGTGCTGGACGGCAAGTTCGGCACCGACCTGCTGGCCAAGTTCCAGCAGCGCGGCCTGATCGCGCTGGCCTGGGGTGAGCAGGGCTTCCGCCACCTGAGCAACAACAAGCACGTCGTCAAGAACGTGGCCGACATGAAGGGCCTGAAGATCCGCGTGACGGAGAACCCGGTGCACATCACCGCCTTCCGCGCGCTGGGCGCTTCGCCCACGCCCATGTCCTGGCCGGAAGTGGTCAGCGCACTGCAGCAGGGCACCATCGACGGCCAGGAGAATCCGATCTCCGTGCTGACCTCGGCCAAGCTGTGGGAGGTGCAAAAGCACCTGTCGCTGACGGCCCACGTCTACGCCCCCATGGTGCTGCTGGTCTCGCCCAGCTTCTGGAACGGCCTGAACGCCCAGCAGAAGGCAGCCTTCACCGACGGTGCCAAGATCGGCGGCAAGGCGTCGCGCACCTTTGTGGATGAAGTGGAAAAGAAGGGCGTGGAAGAGGCCCGCAAGCACGGCATGGCCGTGGTGGACAACGTGGACCGCGCCGCGTTCCGCAAGGCGCTGGACAAGCCCTACGAGCAGTTCGCCAAGAAGTTCGGCCAGAAGACGCTGGACGATATCGCCGCCACCAAGTGA
- a CDS encoding ferredoxin reductase family protein — translation MKRIQFALVAILLVLTALWLAADTLRPEAFSYFSFRTVFVQYSGVLAIGLMSIAMLLALRPKWLEPHLDGLDKMYRLHKWLGITALVWAVLHWWWAKGTKWMVGWGWLEKPARKGHAAEAMGSIEAWLRSQRGLAESVGEWTFYLTAVLIVLALVHRFPYHLFVKTHKVLALAYLALAYHSVVLTKSDYWTQPVGVVLALLLLGGSVAAVLALAGRIGAGRKVQGRIETLTEYPALRVLQTTVALEAGWPGHAAGQFAFVTSDRAEGAHPYTIASAWNPTEGRLTFITKALGDHTSRLRERLKPGMPVTVEGPYGCFTFEDGLQHHIWIGAGIGITPFVARLKHRAAHPHTRTVDLFHPTADYEQAAIDQLTADAAAADVRLHLLVDGQDGRLNGERIRAAVPQWRSASIWFCGPAGFGQALREDFCAHGLPPERFHQELFQMR, via the coding sequence ATGAAGCGCATCCAGTTTGCTCTTGTCGCCATCTTGCTGGTGCTGACCGCGCTGTGGCTGGCCGCCGATACGCTGCGCCCCGAGGCGTTCAGCTATTTCTCGTTTCGCACCGTGTTCGTGCAGTACAGCGGGGTGCTGGCCATCGGCCTGATGAGCATTGCCATGCTGCTGGCATTGCGGCCGAAGTGGCTGGAGCCGCACCTGGACGGCCTGGACAAGATGTACCGCCTGCACAAGTGGCTGGGCATCACCGCGCTGGTGTGGGCGGTGCTGCACTGGTGGTGGGCCAAGGGAACCAAGTGGATGGTGGGCTGGGGCTGGCTGGAGAAGCCGGCCCGCAAGGGCCATGCTGCCGAGGCGATGGGCAGCATCGAAGCCTGGCTGCGCAGCCAGCGGGGTCTGGCGGAATCCGTGGGCGAGTGGACCTTCTACCTGACGGCCGTGCTGATCGTCCTGGCCCTGGTGCACCGCTTTCCCTACCACCTCTTCGTCAAGACCCACAAAGTGCTGGCGCTGGCCTATCTGGCCCTGGCCTACCACTCCGTGGTGCTGACCAAGTCCGATTACTGGACGCAGCCGGTCGGCGTGGTGCTGGCCCTCTTGCTGCTGGGCGGCAGCGTGGCTGCGGTACTGGCCCTGGCAGGGCGGATCGGTGCCGGGCGCAAGGTGCAGGGCCGGATCGAGACCCTGACCGAGTACCCGGCGCTGCGCGTGCTGCAAACGACGGTCGCGCTGGAGGCCGGCTGGCCCGGCCATGCGGCGGGGCAGTTTGCCTTTGTCACCTCGGACCGGGCGGAAGGCGCGCACCCCTACACCATTGCCTCGGCCTGGAACCCGACAGAGGGCCGGCTCACGTTCATCACCAAGGCGCTGGGCGACCACACCAGCCGCCTGCGGGAGCGGCTGAAGCCCGGCATGCCGGTCACGGTGGAAGGCCCTTATGGCTGTTTCACGTTTGAGGATGGGTTGCAGCACCATATCTGGATCGGTGCGGGCATTGGCATCACGCCCTTTGTGGCCCGCCTGAAGCACCGCGCCGCCCACCCGCACACCCGGACGGTGGATCTGTTCCACCCTACGGCCGACTACGAGCAGGCTGCGATAGACCAGCTGACGGCCGATGCCGCAGCGGCGGATGTGCGCCTGCACCTGCTGGTCGACGGCCAGGATGGACGCCTGAACGGCGAGCGCATCCGGGCGGCGGTGCCGCAGTGGCGGTCCGCCAGCATCTGGTTCTGCGGCCCGGCAGGGTTTGGCCAGGCGCTGCGCGAAGACTTCTGTGCCCACGGCCTGCCGCCCGAACGGTTTCACCAGGAGCTGTTTCAGATGCGCTGA
- a CDS encoding CsbD family protein, which produces MNEDRIAGNWKQFKGKIKEQWGKLTDDDFDVIAGKRDQFLGKLQERQGIAKEVAEQQLTDWQKRNPDFRWDE; this is translated from the coding sequence ATGAACGAAGACCGTATTGCAGGCAATTGGAAGCAGTTCAAAGGGAAGATCAAGGAACAGTGGGGCAAGCTGACCGACGATGACTTCGACGTCATTGCCGGCAAGCGCGATCAGTTCCTGGGCAAGCTCCAGGAGCGCCAGGGCATTGCCAAGGAGGTGGCTGAGCAGCAGCTGACCGACTGGCAAAAGCGCAACCCCGACTTCCGCTGGGACGAATAA
- a CDS encoding transglutaminase-like domain-containing protein, producing MIRLQLQLELAYTVLPPGADFFFYLHAARTAHQVVPYENLTISQSGATWDVQQSQNVGQRCLRLHAQPGPLRVQYQATVEISHHLGDPLHIPEVPVHLLPLEVLHFIYPSRYCQSDRLSNYAVGLFGQLPQGYLRAQAICDWVRRHVTFRSNSSSGTTSAVDTLIERVGVCRDFAHLMIALCRAINLPARFVTGTDYGADPTLGPPDFHAYVEVYLGDRWYLFDPSGTAVPMGMMRLATGRDAADVAFATIFGGVVSEPPHIQVWTDQDPAHGWAQPVHTLQALSTDGVTPAHGQPAVTS from the coding sequence ATGATCAGACTCCAGCTGCAACTTGAATTGGCCTACACGGTGCTGCCACCGGGTGCCGACTTTTTCTTTTACCTCCATGCGGCGCGCACCGCCCACCAGGTGGTGCCGTATGAAAACCTCACCATCAGCCAGAGCGGCGCCACATGGGATGTGCAGCAAAGCCAGAACGTGGGCCAGCGCTGCCTGCGCCTGCATGCGCAACCCGGGCCGCTGCGCGTGCAGTACCAGGCCACCGTGGAAATCTCCCACCACCTGGGCGACCCGCTGCACATTCCCGAGGTCCCCGTGCACCTGCTGCCGCTGGAGGTGCTGCACTTCATCTACCCCAGCCGCTATTGCCAGTCCGATCGCCTGTCGAACTACGCGGTAGGACTGTTTGGCCAGTTGCCACAAGGCTATCTGCGTGCCCAGGCGATTTGCGACTGGGTGCGTCGGCATGTCACGTTCCGCTCCAACAGCTCCAGCGGCACCACGTCAGCCGTGGACACGCTGATAGAGCGCGTGGGCGTCTGCCGCGACTTTGCCCACCTGATGATCGCCCTGTGCCGCGCCATCAACCTGCCCGCGCGCTTTGTCACCGGTACCGACTACGGCGCCGACCCGACACTGGGCCCGCCCGACTTCCACGCCTACGTCGAGGTGTACCTGGGCGATCGCTGGTATCTGTTCGATCCCTCGGGTACAGCCGTCCCCATGGGCATGATGCGGCTGGCCACGGGGCGGGACGCCGCCGACGTCGCCTTTGCCACCATTTTTGGCGGTGTGGTCAGCGAGCCTCCCCATATTCAGGTGTGGACCGACCAGGACCCCGCACACGGCTGGGCGCAACCCGTGCACACGCTCCAGGCGCTGTCCACCGACGGGGTCACACCGGCACACGGCCAACCGGCAGTCACCAGCTAG
- a CDS encoding pseudouridine synthase, with amino-acid sequence MYNTHDPRVLPVRAGIKPSCVVLPSRGDGVVLDYLVQRLPAVARADWLRRMAQGEVVSEFRQRIDAHTPFLPGVRIYYYREVDTEPQVPFEAQVLYQDAHIVVADKPHFLPVMPGGHYLQNTLLVRLKRQLGLPDLSPVHRIDRDTAGLVLFSVQRADRGAYQALFRDRLVHKTYEAVAPWRSEVTFPREHASRMVESGDFIRMHEVPGEANSRTQMELLESQGAWARYRLSPISGKRHQLRVHMAALGLGLWGDALYPVVNDAEPGDFSRPLQLLARSLEFVDPVTGVPRRFESRRSLRPLPDA; translated from the coding sequence ATGTACAACACCCACGATCCCCGAGTTCTTCCTGTGCGCGCTGGCATCAAGCCCAGCTGTGTGGTGCTGCCTTCGCGCGGGGATGGCGTGGTGCTGGACTATCTGGTGCAGCGCCTGCCGGCGGTGGCACGTGCGGACTGGTTGCGGCGCATGGCGCAGGGCGAGGTGGTGAGCGAGTTCCGGCAGCGGATCGATGCCCACACGCCTTTTCTGCCGGGTGTGCGCATCTACTATTACCGCGAGGTGGACACCGAGCCGCAGGTGCCGTTCGAGGCGCAGGTGCTGTACCAGGATGCGCACATCGTGGTGGCGGACAAGCCGCATTTTCTGCCGGTGATGCCGGGCGGGCACTATCTGCAGAATACCTTGCTGGTGCGCCTGAAGCGGCAGCTGGGTCTGCCCGATCTGTCGCCGGTCCACCGGATCGACCGGGACACTGCGGGCCTGGTGCTTTTTTCCGTGCAGCGCGCGGACCGGGGCGCGTACCAGGCGCTGTTCCGCGACCGGCTGGTGCACAAGACGTATGAGGCTGTGGCGCCCTGGCGCAGCGAGGTGACCTTCCCGCGCGAGCATGCCAGCCGCATGGTCGAGAGCGGGGACTTCATCCGCATGCACGAAGTGCCGGGGGAGGCCAACAGCCGCACGCAGATGGAGTTGCTGGAATCCCAGGGCGCCTGGGCGCGCTACCGCCTGTCTCCCATCAGTGGCAAGCGCCACCAGCTGCGCGTGCACATGGCGGCATTGGGGCTGGGGCTGTGGGGGGATGCGCTGTACCCCGTGGTGAACGATGCCGAGCCGGGGGACTTCTCGCGGCCCCTACAGCTGTTGGCGCGCAGCCTGGAGTTTGTGGACCCGGTCACCGGGGTGCCGCGCCGCTTTGAAAGCCGGCGCAGCCTGCGGCCCTTGCCGGATGCGTGA
- a CDS encoding NUDIX hydrolase, protein MQSVISPPPGKACPVVIRDHGHLEILAFEHPLAGLQLVKGTIEPGETSAAAALRELREESGLHASHVAADLGLWASGHANQIWAFHLCEVHNPPDSWTHRTSDDGGHDFRFFWHPLSQPPSAQWHWVYQGALRYIASKLVV, encoded by the coding sequence ATGCAATCCGTCATTTCACCACCACCCGGCAAGGCATGCCCGGTGGTCATCCGCGATCACGGCCACCTCGAGATCCTGGCTTTCGAGCACCCCTTGGCAGGCCTGCAACTGGTCAAAGGCACCATCGAGCCGGGCGAGACCTCCGCAGCAGCAGCCCTGCGTGAATTGCGCGAAGAAAGCGGGCTGCATGCCTCCCACGTCGCAGCGGACCTGGGCCTGTGGGCATCCGGCCACGCCAACCAGATCTGGGCATTTCATCTGTGCGAGGTGCACAACCCGCCCGACTCCTGGACCCACCGCACCAGCGACGATGGCGGCCACGACTTCCGGTTCTTCTGGCACCCACTGTCGCAACCTCCCTCGGCGCAATGGCATTGGGTGTACCAAGGGGCACTGCGGTACATCGCCAGCAAACTGGTCGTGTGA